TCGGTGATCGATTTAGGGGTCAGGCAGTGTACCGCGTCAACATCGGGAACGGGATGACTTCCTTTATGGAGGTCTGGCCTGTGAGTATCATCGTCAACCTGTCTATCCCCAGCCCGAAGCCGCCGGCCGGCGGCATGCCGTATTCGAGGGCCTCAACGAAGTCCCAGTCATACGGGTGTGCCTCAGCATCACCTAACTTCCTCCTCTCCTCCTCCTGCCTGAAGTACCTCTCCTGAATAATCGGGTCGTTCAGCTCGGTGAACGCGTTAGCCAGCTCCATCCCGGCTATGTAGAGCTCAAACCTCTCGGCATACTCAGGATCCATTCTGTGGGGTTTCGCAAGAAGCGAGGACGACGCGGGGAAGTCTATGACAAAGGTGGGTTGCAGCAAGTGTTGCGTGCCGACCAACCTATCGAACAGCTTAACTATGGCCCTGCCCCTGTCGTAACCTCCCGGTAAAGCCAGCCTGTACTCCGTTAGGAGCTCTTTAATCTGATCATCACTTAGTCTTTCAACATCAACCCCTGCAAACTCTCTCAGACCATCAATCATCCTCACCCTCCTGAACGGCGGTCTCAGATCTATGTCCACGTGGGAATCGCCCACAGGATAAGACACTCTAGTCGATCCAGTGACTTTCTCTGCTACGCTACTTATCAATTCCTCGACCAGCTTCATCACGTCCTCGTAGTCGGCGTAGGCCTCATACGCCTCCATCATGGTGAATTCAGGATTGTGGTGGACGTCTATGTCCTCATTCCTGAAGTTCTTACCTATCTCGAACACCTTATTGAACCCACCGACTAGAAACCTCTTCAAGTACAGCTCGAGTGCTATCCTCAAATACCAGTCCTCATCAAGCGCCCGCACCCTGGTTATGAAGGGCTTAGCGGCCGCACCGCCGTACACCGGCTGAAGTATGGGGGTCTCAACCTCGATGAACCCCTTCCCCCACATAAACCTCCTTATCTCAGCTATGGCGTTAAAACGCGTCTCGAAGATCCTCCTGATTTGAGGGGACATCATTAAGTCTAGGTGACGTTTCCTGTACCTGACCTCAGGGTCGAGGATCTTGTGGCCCCACTTAACCGGGGGTGATCTCAACGCCTTAACAATGAGTTGATATTCCCTAACATTGATCGTCAGCTCCCCCTTCTGAGTGTAGAATAGCTCACCCCTAACATTTACGAAATCGCCAAGATTCACATACTTCATAAACCAGTCGAGCCTCTCGTCACCCACAATGCTTGAGTTCAGCGAGAGCTGTATCCTGGAACCGTCGTCAATAAGATCCAGGAAAGCTAACCGACCATGTCTCCTGATGCTGGCCACCCTGCCGGCCGTGGACACAGTCTCACCAACCTTAGGATTGGCGATTATGTCCCTCACTGGCATATAACCCAAACTCAGACCGTGTGGATAGGGGTTGATGCCGTTCCTGAGCAACTCCTCCCTCAAGCTAGCTCTAAAGTCCCTCTCCACACTCATTAACCATTACCTAACCTAACAACATACAAGCAACATTTAAAAGTGTTTAGATGGCCTGAACCGCACTCCGCTTCCTGCCAGCCCTCTATCAGATTTACTCGGCTCAGTCAAGACCTTACATATTCTAAACACTAATATTATTTATATTGCACACCTGACTTATTTAACTTGGAAACGCGTTCGAGTCAGGTGACTTGCATGGGTGTTTGCAAAAGCAGATCCGCTGGTATGCTAGCGTCGCTCGTCATCCTAGCGTTACTGGTTGCGACAGCCCTCACGCCGAGCAGCTCTTTTAACGTGCGGTATAGGTATGTGCTTAACCCAGACGGCACGTCCTCCATCCTCGTAGTAGTTAGTAACATAGTTGACGAAAAGAGTGTGAGGATTAAGTTAGAGAGGAACTACTTAGAGAACTCCTTAATGGCTTTCTCCTCTGAGGGAATGCCCCTGCCGACCACTATAACCCCGGAGGGGGAAGTAGTGCTTGACGTAATCGGGCTCAGCAACGTTACAATTGAATACGTCGCGCGCGTGGGGGAACTGGTTAATGACGTTCAGATCAACACGCTCATATCCCCCCTAGGGCCTGCGGAGGTAGTTCTACCTCCGAATTCAGCCCTACTCTACTTCAACGGGTCTCCCCGAGTAGGAACCAGAAGCGACGCCTCCGGCAAGTACACATACGTCATCCTCGAGTTTGATAGTGGGGGGCGCTACGAGGTGAACTACTTGGCACTCTTAACCACGGAAACAAGAACCACCACGCCTCCGGTCACTCCCACTACGAAACCCGCAACACCTGCGACAACGCCCACAGTAACCCCTACAACAATCCCACCCTCAACAACACCTGCGACAACGCCCACAGTAACCCCTACAACAATCCCACCCTCAGAGGGCGAGGGTATAGCTAGATACGTAGTGGTGGCGCTACTCGTCATAGCCCTTCTGTCGCTAATCGTGTATTTCCTCCTCAGGAGGAGGATCACTAGCTCGTCTGTAGAGCCCCTCATCGAAACAGGTTTCGATGAGCGGGATAAAGCCATTCTTAAAGTGTTAAGTGAGAACGAGGCGTCCTTAACCGACTTGAGCAAGGCTACGAAACTCAATAAGTCAGTTGTTTGGAGAAGGCTTGAAAGACTTAGGAGCTTGGGGTATGTTGAGAAGGGTTACTCACGAGGCATGTCAATCTACAGACTAACCCCTAAGGGGTTGAAGCTACTTAAGGAATTCTCCGAGTAGACTATCCAGTAATTATATTCTTTCAACCTCGATCTTCATCGCGATGCCTCTGCTTATGCCCATCTCAGTACCCCTCGCCTCCAATATAATCACTCCCCCATTGTTATGCTTGACTAGAACCTCCTCCCCCGGCAGTAGACCCATCTGCAGCAACCGCCTCACCAACCCTCTGCCCGTATTGACCCTAACTATGCGTACCTTACACCCGCCTGGCACGTTGGACAGGGCCTCACTCACTGCAGTCCACCTCCTGAACGTATATAGCCTCCCCCTCCTGATGTGTGAAGACTGAGCTGGTTTTACGCGTACTCACTGAAATCCCCTTCGAACCGAGGCCCTCAACCCTTACCACGCACGGATATCCACACCCGGATCTCACCAGCTTATCCAGAACAGTGCTCAACTCCACATAGAGGTGAGTTATCTCATAACACCTACCTGGCGTGGTCTTGTTGAGCGTTAGCACTTTATCTAAGTCCTTAACCTCACCCACTAAGGACATTAGATAACGTAGACTAGGCCTGCCTAACTTCACATATATCGCCTCAATCACCTCATCGGGAAGGTGCTCCATCCTGTGGGCCAGGTAGTGAGCCTTAATCAGATCGAAACCCAGATAGTTGGAGAGGAAGGTCTCGAGCACGGCGTGTTTTCTGAGAATCTTCTCAGCTATCCTCCTCCCGTTATCAGTTAGCCTGACGCCTCTGTAGCTACTTAAAACCACTAGACCGCCTGACTGAAGTTTCTTCATGACCTTGCTGACCGTACCCTCCCTTATCTTGAGCTCCCTAGCTATCTGAGCGGTTCTAGCAACACCACACAACTTCTCCAGCCGGTACACAGTAAGTACGTAATCTTCAATGGACTCGCTCAAATCCACAGTATTCGTTCAGCACCACCGAAATAGAACTTCGTCGGAATAAATAAATTTTAGATCAGTCTAAAATTTAAGTCCCTTAAGGAAGTCCCTAACGAGGCGAGCTACTGAGAGAACCTCCTCATCCTTAAGACCTGGATGCATAGGGAGTGATAGGACGTGCTTAGACGCTTCAACGGAGTTCGCTAGATCACCGCGTAAAGTCATGTGCCCTCTTAACGCAGGTTGCTCGTGTATGGGTAGAGGGTAGTGAACGCCTGTCTGCACCCCTCTACTACGTAGGTAATCGGCTAACCTGTCCCTGACCCCTGAACCGCCGTCAACCCAGACCGTGTATTGATGGTACACGTGCTTGGCGTACGGCCTCTCAACAGGAGTTCTAAGCAGACCGATTCCAGAGAGCTCATCGTCGTATATCCTAGCTATCGCTCGCCTCCTCTCATTCATCCTGTCAAGCCTGATTAGCTGCGAGTACCCTAGGGCCGCCTGTATGTCCGTTATCCTGAAATTCCAGCCTATCACGTGATGCAGGTATTTCTCCCTCTGGCCGTGATTCCTCTGAAGTTTAACGTACTCGGCTATGGACTCATCACCAGTAGCTACCGCACCACCCTCCCCCATAGTTAAGTTCTTAGTGGCGTAGAAACTGAACGCGGAGACCAAACCTATGCTACCTGTCTTAACCCCTTTATACTCCGCCCCATGTGACTGCGCGCAGTCCTCAATCACATGAATGCCCCTCTCCTTAGCAAGCCTAACCAGGGGATCCATATCCGCAGGGTGGCCATAGAGGTGCACGACGACGATAGCTTTGGTCTTGTCGCCTAGCCTCCTCTCCAGCCCCTCAACGTCGATGGTGTAGGTCTCCAGTTCTATGTCGGACGGCACGACCCTGCCCCCCGCCAGAGCAACCGCTGTGGCTGTGGCGGCAAACGTGAAGTCTGGAACCACGACTTCATCACCAGGTCCAACCCCTAATGCCTTTAGAGCTAGGTAGAGTGCTACAGTCCCGTTACTAACGGTCACCGCATGCTTGACCCCCAAATACCTTGCGAACCCCTCCTCAAACATGCGTACATAGTCGCCAGCCGCCAGATTACCGCTCCTCAAGACCTTGACTACCTCCTCCACATCGCTCTCGGTTATGTAGGGGGAGTTGACCTTAATCATCCTCAAACACCAACTTAAACTGATAAAGATTGCAAAATAAACCTGCTCTAGCATAAGTTACAGGGAGATCGTGAAGCGATGATGTTAAGACGTCCTCCGCAATGCCTTAATCCAATCCCATGCCAGTCGAGTCCCTATTTAGGGGATTGTTCTAAGGTCCTCTGGCTTCACGTCCACGCACACACTGTCAGGATAGTACATCTCCACAAGATCCCTGAACTCTCTGACTGCCTTACCTAGTGAGTACTTCGGCAGGTCAGGAATCCCGAATGAAATTACTGTAATGTTCCGCGTGTCTCTACTTACTGCATGCATTCTGCTGACCTTAGAGAATAGCACGTACAT
This portion of the Zestosphaera sp. genome encodes:
- the lysS gene encoding lysine--tRNA ligase, with protein sequence MSVERDFRASLREELLRNGINPYPHGLSLGYMPVRDIIANPKVGETVSTAGRVASIRRHGRLAFLDLIDDGSRIQLSLNSSIVGDERLDWFMKYVNLGDFVNVRGELFYTQKGELTINVREYQLIVKALRSPPVKWGHKILDPEVRYRKRHLDLMMSPQIRRIFETRFNAIAEIRRFMWGKGFIEVETPILQPVYGGAAAKPFITRVRALDEDWYLRIALELYLKRFLVGGFNKVFEIGKNFRNEDIDVHHNPEFTMMEAYEAYADYEDVMKLVEELISSVAEKVTGSTRVSYPVGDSHVDIDLRPPFRRVRMIDGLREFAGVDVERLSDDQIKELLTEYRLALPGGYDRGRAIVKLFDRLVGTQHLLQPTFVIDFPASSSLLAKPHRMDPEYAERFELYIAGMELANAFTELNDPIIQERYFRQEEERRKLGDAEAHPYDWDFVEALEYGMPPAGGFGLGIDRLTMILTGQTSIKEVIPFPMLTRYTA
- a CDS encoding winged helix-turn-helix domain-containing protein, which gives rise to MGVCKSRSAGMLASLVILALLVATALTPSSSFNVRYRYVLNPDGTSSILVVVSNIVDEKSVRIKLERNYLENSLMAFSSEGMPLPTTITPEGEVVLDVIGLSNVTIEYVARVGELVNDVQINTLISPLGPAEVVLPPNSALLYFNGSPRVGTRSDASGKYTYVILEFDSGGRYEVNYLALLTTETRTTTPPVTPTTKPATPATTPTVTPTTIPPSTTPATTPTVTPTTIPPSEGEGIARYVVVALLVIALLSLIVYFLLRRRITSSSVEPLIETGFDERDKAILKVLSENEASLTDLSKATKLNKSVVWRRLERLRSLGYVEKGYSRGMSIYRLTPKGLKLLKEFSE
- a CDS encoding FeoA family protein encodes the protein MSEALSNVPGGCKVRIVRVNTGRGLVRRLLQMGLLPGEEVLVKHNNGGVIILEARGTEMGISRGIAMKIEVERI
- a CDS encoding metal-dependent transcriptional regulator — protein: MDLSESIEDYVLTVYRLEKLCGVARTAQIARELKIREGTVSKVMKKLQSGGLVVLSSYRGVRLTDNGRRIAEKILRKHAVLETFLSNYLGFDLIKAHYLAHRMEHLPDEVIEAIYVKLGRPSLRYLMSLVGEVKDLDKVLTLNKTTPGRCYEITHLYVELSTVLDKLVRSGCGYPCVVRVEGLGSKGISVSTRKTSSVFTHQEGEAIYVQEVDCSE
- a CDS encoding DegT/DnrJ/EryC1/StrS family aminotransferase codes for the protein MIKVNSPYITESDVEEVVKVLRSGNLAAGDYVRMFEEGFARYLGVKHAVTVSNGTVALYLALKALGVGPGDEVVVPDFTFAATATAVALAGGRVVPSDIELETYTIDVEGLERRLGDKTKAIVVVHLYGHPADMDPLVRLAKERGIHVIEDCAQSHGAEYKGVKTGSIGLVSAFSFYATKNLTMGEGGAVATGDESIAEYVKLQRNHGQREKYLHHVIGWNFRITDIQAALGYSQLIRLDRMNERRRAIARIYDDELSGIGLLRTPVERPYAKHVYHQYTVWVDGGSGVRDRLADYLRSRGVQTGVHYPLPIHEQPALRGHMTLRGDLANSVEASKHVLSLPMHPGLKDEEVLSVARLVRDFLKGLKF